The Fusarium keratoplasticum isolate Fu6.1 chromosome 8, whole genome shotgun sequence genome includes a region encoding these proteins:
- a CDS encoding Ribonucleoside-diphosphate reductase small chain: MAAQVTPSKQAASAIENFKMESPAKKLDFGTSNKENQTAGIDLKAKWEEVKRQEKQVTQEKQEKPTVAPGIKAEEADEPLLQENPQRFVLFPIKYHEIWQMYKKAEASFWTAEEIDLSKDLHDWNNRLTSDEQFFISHILAFFAASDGIVNENLVERFSGEVQIPEARCFYGFQIMMENIHSETYSLLIDTYIKEPSQRTYLFNAIETIPCIRKKADWAIRWIQDKDSSFAQRLVAFAAVEGIFFSGAFASIFWLKKRGLMPGLTFSNELISRDEGLHTDFACLLHSHLKGRASKQVIQDIITDAVTIEQEFLTEALPCALLGMNADLMKQYIEFVADRLLVALGNEKVYKATNPFDFMENISLGGKTNFFEKRVGDYQKAGVLHSANKNTEEETPKGENGGDFTFDEDF; the protein is encoded by the exons ATGGCTGCGCAAGTCACCCCTTCCAAGCAG GCTGCCTCTGCCATTGAGAACTTCAAGATGGAGTCtcccgccaagaagctcgactTTGGTACCTCCAACAAGGAGAACCAGACCGCCGGTATCGACCTGAAGGCCAAGTGGGAGGAGGTTAAGAGGCAAGAGAAGCAGGTTACccaggagaagcaggagaagcCCACTGTGGCTCCcggcatcaaggctgaggaggccgacgagCCTCTTCTCCAGGAGAACCCCCAGCGCTTCGTTCTCTTCCCCATTAAGTACCATGAG ATCTGGCAGATgtacaagaaggccgaggcctCTTTCTGGACCGCCGAGGAGATTGATCTGTCCAAGGATCTCCACGACTGGAACAACCGCTTGACCTCCGACGAGCAGTTCTTCATCTCTCACATCCTTGCCTTCTTCGCCGCCTCTGACGGCATTGTCAACGAGAACCTTGTCGAGCGATTCAGCGGCGAGGTCCAGATCCCTGAGGCTCGATGCTTCTACGGCTTCCAGATCATGATGGAGAACATCCACTCCGAGACATACTCTCTGCTCATTGACACCTACATCAAGGAGCCTTCTCAGCGAACCTACCTCTTCAACGCCATTGAGACCATCCCCTGCATCCGCAAGAAGGCCGACTGGGCTATCCGATGGATCCAGGACAAGGACTCGTCCTTTGCTCAGCGTCTCGTTGCTTTCGCTGCCGTCGAGGGTATCTTCTTCAGTGGTGCCTTTGCTtccatcttctggctcaaGAAGCGTGGTCTCATGCCCGGTCTGACCTTCTCTAACGAGCTCATCTCTCGTGATGAGGGTCTTCACACCGACTTTGCCTGCCTTCTTCACTCCCACCTCAAGGGCCGTGCTAGCAAGCAGGTCATTCAGGACATCATCACCGATGCCGTCACCATTGAGCAGGAGTTCCTGACTGAGGCTCTCCCCTGCGCCCTTCTCGGCATGAACGCCGACCTCATGAAGCAGTACATCGAGTTCGTCGCCGACCGTCTCCTGGTCGCCCTCGGCAACGAGAAGGTCTACAAGGCCACCAACCCCTTCGACTTCATGGAGAACATCTCCCTGGGTGGCAAGACCAACTTCTTCGAGAAGCGTGTCGGTGACTACCAGAAGGCTGGTGTCCTTCACAGCGCCAACAAGAACACTGAGGAAGAGACACCCAAGGGTGAGAACGGCGGTGACTTCACCTTCGACGAGGACTTCTAA
- a CDS encoding SRP9-21 domain-containing protein, giving the protein MPYFKTSQEWLDQSIALLEARPATTRITTKYSLSPAPSRPDDAAATAKPPRGSLVLKTYDPVSGVALKYRTTKAAEVSRLVHASLGRLGRSMAAVPDVPEVAMADAGEEEQKEQQQAATSQQPPAAQSGGGGGKKKKKGKK; this is encoded by the exons ATGCCTTACTTCAAGACGAGCCAAGAATGGCTCGACCAGTCCATCGCCCTCCTTGAGGCCCGACCCGCCACC ACCCGCATCACCACAAAATACTCGCTCAGCCCAGCGCCCTCGCGCCCCGACGACGCAGCAGCGACGGCCAAGCCCCCGCGCGGCAGCCTCGTTCTCAAGACGTACGACCCCGTCAGCGGCGTGGCCCTCAAGTACCGCACCACAAAGGCCGCAGAGGTGTCCCGCCTCGTGCACGCCTCCCTCGGCCGCCTGGGGAGGAGCATGGCCGCCGTCCCCGACGTGCCCGAGGTGGCGATGGCGGACGCtggtgaggaggagcagaaggagcagcagcaggccgCGACGTCACAACAACCGCCTGCGGCGCAAagtggaggtggtggtggaaagaagaagaagaagggcaagaaatGA
- a CDS encoding APH domain-containing protein — MANTENEIQDKVKQVLQGTPFAVSSLTKLSGGTANFMYHATLENPSSEYPDGVVIKQGEGYVATNPAFPLTTSRCAVEQESLVHLAALPPATTPSCTISTPTVYHFNKETNTQVQEYLTKAVSLKDYALKHYAAPTPESFKPQCEQLGHGLGAWLRAFHSWSQEPGQAALREVFAGNKEMQVLKNMINYQQLLQKVDQHPTILGDSRDVIQGISDLAAKELEDEAALNVIHGDFWTGNVLLPDVSIQEGTQTPIRIVDWELAELGIRPLDLGQMIAELWQLKLYKDIDAGEWLIRAFADGYGAVDDEFAYRTIIHVGVHLICFGSQTPGWGTPEQNIELVKVGKEILVKAWNKDREYFNDHVLGSLFGSRN, encoded by the exons ATGGCCAACACCGAGAACGAGATTCAAGACAAGGTGAAACAGGTCCTTCAGGGAACACCGTTCGCCGTCTCGTCGCTCACGAAACTCTCGGGTGGTACTGCCAACTTTATGTACCATGCGACCCTCGAGAACCCCTCCTCAGAGTACCCCGACGGTGTGGTCATTAAACAGGGTGAAGGCTATGTTGCTACTAACCCTGCTTTTCCTCTGACGACATCACGGTGT GCCGTCGAGCAAGAGTCTCTCGTCCACCTTGCTGCCCTCCCTCCGGCAACAACACCGTCCTGCACCATATCCACACCCACCGTGTATCACTTCAACAAAGAAACCAACACTCAGGTCCAAGAATATCTCACCAAAGCCGTCAGCCTCAAGGACTATGCTCTGAAGCACTACGCCGCCCCAACTCCCGAGTCGTTCAAGCCTCAGTGCGAGCAGCTCGGCCACGGCCTCGGCGCTTGGCTCCGCGCATTTCACTCCTGGAGTCAGGAGCCTGGGCAAGCTGCGCTTCGAGAAGTCTTTGCGGGGAACAAGGAGATGCAGGTTCTTAAGAACATGATTAACTATCAGCAGCTACTGCAAAAGGTAGATCAGCACCCGACCATTCTTGGTGATTCAAGGGACGTTATTCAGGGCATCAGCGATTTGGCTGCTAAGGAactcgaggatgaggctgctTTGAACGTCATTCACGGTGACTTTTGGACCGGAAA TGTCTTGCTGCCCGATGTCTCCATTCAAGAGGGCACCCAGACTCCCATCAGAATTGTCGACTGGGAGCTAGCAGAACTAGGCATCCGACCTCTTGACCTGGGTCAGATGATTGCCGAACTATGGCAGCTGAAGCTATACAAGGATATCGACGCTGGCGAGTGGTTGATCAGGGCATTTGCTGACGGCTACGGCGCGGTCGACGATGAGTTCGCCTACCGCACAATCATCCACGTCGGCGTTCACCTGATTTGCTTCGGCTCACAGACGCCGGGATGGGGCACCCCTGAGCAGAACATCGAGCTGGTCAAGGTGGGCAAGGAGATTCTGGTCAAGGCATGGAATAAGGACCGAGAGTACTTCAACGACCATGTACTTGGCAGTTTGTTTGGATCTCGAAACTAG
- a CDS encoding Cytoplasmic tRNA 2-thiolation protein 2, whose protein sequence is MPSSDTSRPCKRCKAENAPFSLRKDPACRDCFVQYVVNKMIKRLGAMHKDIRVSRLPVHRRYLAGLSFGPSSSVLAQILDETAHRHSINKASSPFEPIIVHVDTDLSPQGGESPARKLLDEYRQRFPHATFECVPLTDVLSVKSIDWSTLPLDAGMPDEDPAARLRRLFEALPTVTSRADILRQLVRHLLLHTAIGRSCSALLLGHSTTALAALTLSEVANGRGFAVPLQVADGMTTVCKYEATPNGAVQETSRLEFPVYYPLREIFRNEMLQYIDLVPSLKEVVPLNEADATANVVSHKDMSIEEVMARYFQSVEEGYSGIVANVVRTTGKLERSQGNSFCGSCGMSLDAEGDSRWAGEIGDDSGHGSGSGGVSRLCYGCKRSIHG, encoded by the exons ATGCCCAGCTCCGACACCAGCCGGCCTTGCAAGCGGTGCAAGGCCGAGAATGCTCCGTTTAGTCTGCGAAAGGATCCTGCATGCCG CGATTGCTTTGTTCAGTATGTCGTCAACAAGATGATCAAGCGTCTCGGCGCCATGCATAAAGACATCCGTGTCTCAAGGTTACCGGTTCATCGCCGATACTTGGCCGGTCTTTCATTTGGTCCCTCATCAAGTGTTCTTGCCCAGATCCTTGATGAAACGGCCCATCGCCACTCAATAAATaaggcatcatcaccatttGAACCCATTATTGTTCACGTCGACACGGACCTGTCACCACAGGGGGGAGAGTCCCCTGCTAggaagctccttgatgagtaTCGTCAGCGCTTCCCGCACGCCACCTTCGAGTGTGTACCTCTCACAGATGTCCTTTCTGTCAAGAGCATAGATTGGTCAACCTTACCCCTGGACGCTGGTATGCCAGATGAAGACCCAGCCGCCCGTCTCCGGAGGCTCTTCGAAGCTCTTCCCACCGTCACATCGCGCGCCGACATCCTCCGTCAGCTCGTCcgtcatctcctccttcacACGGCCATAGGGCGCTCTTGCTCAGCACTTCTGCTCGGCCACAGCACCACAGCCCTCGCCGCCTTGACACTTTCGGAGGTTGCTAATGGGCGAGGCTTTGCAGTTCCACTGCAGGTCGCCGATGGCATGACCACGGTGTGCAAGTATGAGGCGACACCGAACGGCGCTGTACAGGAGACCAGCCGGCTTGAGTTTCCCGTGTACTATCCCTTGCGCGAGATCTTTCGCAATGAGATGCTACAGTACATCGACCTTGTGCCCTCGCTCAAAGAAGTTGTACCCTTAAATGAGGCGGACGCCACAGCCAATGTAGTCTCGCACAAGGATATGAGCATCGAGGAGGTGATGGCGCGATACTTTCAGAGTGTCGAGGAAGGATACTCGGGTATCGTCGCCAACGTGGTCCGTACGACAGGGAAGCTGGAACGCTCGCAGGGGAATAGTTTCTGTGGAAGTTGCGGCATGTCACTCGATGCTGAAGGTGACTCGCGATGGGCGGGCGAGATAGGGGATGATTCCGGCCACGGGTCCGGTTCTGGAGGCGTGAGCCGGCTGTGCTATGGGTGTAAGCGATCTATTCACGGATAG